The genomic region ATTCGGGAGGAGACGTCTAAGGATAAAAACATGGGTcatgacagagaaaaaaagacagccaTTGAAGATGTATTTGTGCCTGTGCCAGCAACTCCAGGCCTCTCAGACCCACTATCCCCTGCTCCTTCTGGCCAGCACCACATGCCCACACAGGTCAGCCTGGAGGTGGTCCAGTGTCGCTCAGCAGCCACCAGCCCCATGACACCTCCTGAGGGCGGCCATTCCTTCTTCTTCCCAAGCTCTTTTGGGAAGTCCGGAGCTGTGGGTGCTGTCACTAAAGACGCTGAGCTGCAGGTGGGTCATCAGGTGGAGTTCTGCTCTGTGGCCACATCCCCCATGACCCCGAAGACGCCCTCGTCCACAGCTTTCCCTGAGCTTAGCGATAGAGAGACGGTACGGAAGCAGAAGGAGGAGATTGGGAAAAAGAATGACGCGCAAAGGGAAAATGACAAACAAGAGTGTTCTCCTGTGACAAAAAGTCTACAAGAGGCTGAGCCAGAGATAACAGGAGCTTTGAAAAGTGTCATGTCAAAGGAGCCAAATGAGGGCTTCAGCTCGAATGCATCTCCAGAGGGCTCCGTCAGCTGCACTGCCGGGTTGATAGTTTCACCTGTACCTCTGGGGGATAGTAATCAGCAGTGTAAACAGCAGAGGATGGGAAGCATGGATCAAGACATCACAATTCTGGTGACCCATTATGGCAAcaatgaggaggaagagggagacaAGTCTGAATCATGTTTTACCATTGAGCCAGAGATGGTCAAAATAGATGAATATGAGGAATTAAGAGGGAACAATGGTGATATAAAGAGGGAGGATGGAATGGAAATTATCTCCGTAGGAACTGTTGCTCCTGATGTACAGGACGCCTCAAACTCCAACccttcacaaaacaaaacagaagacTCCTCTGTTTCTGACGAACCAAAGACAAATGTGAATGCTGAAAATTCCGTGGTGGAAGAAAACAAAGGTGCATGTGGAGAGTTGAGAGACGTGACAAAGCCTCCCGTCCCGGAATCTCCAGCTCCCTTTGGCTGCCACAACATCCGCACTCAGGTGAGCCTGGAGGTGGTGCAGTGTCAGTCTGCGGCTACCAGCCCCATGACCCCTCCTGAGGGGGACCAAGCCTTCTACTTCCCCAGCTCTTTGGGGACGTGTGGAGGTGTCGGCACGGGGACTAAAGACGCTGAGCTGCAGGTGGGTCAGCAGGTGGAGTTTCGCTCTGTCGCTACAGCACCCATGACCCCGAGAACACCCACCATCGTGGCTTTTCCGGAGATCAGGAAGAATGCAAGCATAGAGGAGAAGatagtggaggaggaagaggctaCGAAGGCGCAGGTGGTGGAGGacaaagaggaggagaaagtaACCGAAGAGAAAAAGGTGAAGGCAACTGAAGAGGACACAAAGGAGGCACTAGATTGTGCAGAGATAAGTGAGGAGCCGGTGCAGGAAGTGAACTGGGATGAAAAGGGGATGACGTGGGAGGTGTACGGGGCGGTGGTGGAAGTGGCAGTGTTGGGCTCGGCCATACAGAAACACCTGGAGAAACAGGTGAAGAAGCAGAAGCCCTCCATGCCTCCCCCTCCTCCGCTCAACCCCTCAGCCATGCCCCTCACTTCAGAGTGCATCAAGGGGGGTTTTGATTCAGGTAAAGGCCGGGCGGGGGAAAAGGGAGAGCGGGGTGGGGAGGTGAGCCGACGCAGAAGAAACCCCTTCCGTCAGCTGATGGAGAACATGCAGCAGCCTCATTGCTGCTCCAGAGCTCACACCGCGGAGTGACACCAGAATCCTGTCGAGAAAACAGCTGGtcggaagaagaaaaaaaaaaaaaaacctggtcaCGTGATTTATGTGTGATACAGTGATTTACTTCAACGGGACTTCAAAATTGTGAGATGCAAATCACCTCacacaagaccaaaaaaaaagcacaaaagcaTTTATTATCCAACTTTTATCATGGATCATTAAGAATCAGCCATAGAAGATGgggtatcttt from Etheostoma spectabile isolate EspeVRDwgs_2016 chromosome 10, UIUC_Espe_1.0, whole genome shotgun sequence harbors:
- the gprin1 gene encoding G protein-regulated inducer of neurite outgrowth 1, whose amino-acid sequence is MGSLKDKMRGLREDHKSCEKTDDGERPGGSDGSAEPEGPQINTSQESTTHQPKRHMNASYAEERDENENSKDQALSGEGCVKESTQTDTILLTQHTEDDKTTTATHKDTAVSNKFLSDGVGVGEIREETSKDKNMGHDREKKTAIEDVFVPVPATPGLSDPLSPAPSGQHHMPTQVSLEVVQCRSAATSPMTPPEGGHSFFFPSSFGKSGAVGAVTKDAELQVGHQVEFCSVATSPMTPKTPSSTAFPELSDRETVRKQKEEIGKKNDAQRENDKQECSPVTKSLQEAEPEITGALKSVMSKEPNEGFSSNASPEGSVSCTAGLIVSPVPLGDSNQQCKQQRMGSMDQDITILVTHYGNNEEEEGDKSESCFTIEPEMVKIDEYEELRGNNGDIKREDGMEIISVGTVAPDVQDASNSNPSQNKTEDSSVSDEPKTNVNAENSVVEENKGACGELRDVTKPPVPESPAPFGCHNIRTQVSLEVVQCQSAATSPMTPPEGDQAFYFPSSLGTCGGVGTGTKDAELQVGQQVEFRSVATAPMTPRTPTIVAFPEIRKNASIEEKIVEEEEATKAQVVEDKEEEKVTEEKKVKATEEDTKEALDCAEISEEPVQEVNWDEKGMTWEVYGAVVEVAVLGSAIQKHLEKQVKKQKPSMPPPPPLNPSAMPLTSECIKGGFDSGKGRAGEKGERGGEVSRRRRNPFRQLMENMQQPHCCSRAHTAE